CCACGCGGATCGCCCATGACGCCGGCGCCAAGGTGGTCGTGGACGGCGTGGCGTTTGCCCCACACCACGCACCCGACGTGAAAGCTTGGGGCTGCGACTGGTACGTGTTCTCTTGGTACAAGGTCTTCGGCCCCCACGTGGCGGCGATGTTTGGCAGGCACGAGGCATGGGAGGGGTTGACCGGACCGAACCACGTGTTCATCCCCAAAGTGGCGATGCCCTACAAGCAGACCCTCGGCTGCCCGAGCTACGAGGCGATGGCGGGGCTGTTGGGTACCCAGGAGTATCTGAGGTTCGCTGCCGGCGCCCCTAAGACCGAAGGGCCGATGTCCCGCACCGAAGCCGAGTCCGCATCGGGGCTCTTTCAAGCCTGCGAGCGAGCTCCATTGGCGAGACTCCTCGACTTCCTGAACTCAAAGTCCACCGTGAGGATTGTCGGCCAGCCCGCGATCAGCGCTCACCGGGTGGGCATTGTGAGCTTCGTTACATCGAAGTCGACACCAAAACTGGTCGCGGCCGTCACCGACTCCGCCGGCATCGGGATCAAGACCGGGCACATGTATTCGTTCCGGCTTTGTGAAGCCCTGGGAATCGACACCGAGCAGGGGGTGATCCGGGTCTCCCTGGCGCACTACAACACGGTCGAAGAGATCGAGCGGCTGATCCAAATTCTCGACCCGATCGTCTAGCCGCACTTCCTCAGCCAAAGGCACTTCAGGTAGAGGCTCTCGGGGAACTGGAGGAGATAGGGGTGGTCTGGCGGCTGGACGCTGACGTCCTCGACGATCAGCTTGCAGCCGCGATCGTTGGCCGCGAGCCTGGCGGTCTCGCCAAGCTCGGTGAGGCCCATTTGGTAAGAGCAGGAGCAGACCAGCAGGCGTCCTCCGGGCTTCAGGGCGGGCAAGGCGTTGAACACGAGCTTCCACACCGCCCACTTCAGAGAATCGCGCTTATCTCGGGCCTTGGCGATGGCGGGAGGGTCGAGGAGGATCCAGTCCCAAGCCCCTGGCTCTGCGGACTCCAGGTACTCAAAGGCGTTGGCGGTTTCGATGGTCCCTTCCAGACCGTTGAGCTTGAGGTTTCTGCGGGCCAGGTCGGCGGTCTCAGGCAGAATGTCCACACCCAGCACCTGTGCACCGGCTCGCGAGGCCACCGCGCTGAATGCTCCCGTGTAGCAGAAAAGGTCGAGCACCTTCTGGTTGGGCCGCACCCGCTCGCCGAGCTTGCGCCGGTTGTCGCGCTGGTCGATGTAGAAGCCTGTCTTGAGGCCACCTTTGATCGGCACTAAGAATCGAAGCCCTGCCTCCTCGATTTCTACAATATCGGGAGTCTCGCCCCAGAGCGGCCCGGTTTTGGGCTCCAGAGACTCCTCTTTGCGGCCCGCCATCTCGCTGCGTTCATAAATGCTCTCGGCTTGGAGTACCTCCTGAAGGACCGGGAGCCAGACGGGCTTCAGCAGTTCCATCGCAAGCGTTCGAATCTGCACGGCCAGGTGGTTCGCATAGCAATCCACGATCAGGCCCGGGACCCCGTCGGCCTCGGCGAACAGGGCGCGAAAGGCGTTGGTTCGCCAACCCTCCGGATCGCGCAGGGCCAACGCTTCGCGTAACTTGCGCTCGAAGAAAACTCCGTCGATGGGCACGTCGTCTCGGCTCAGGAGCCGAGCGGTGAAGCGGCTGCTTTTGTCATAGGTGGCAATCCCCAAGAGCTCGCCGGCCGCACTCTCCAGTTTCACCAAGGCGCCCGATGTCGGGTCGCCGGTGACGCCGGATACCTCCTCGCGCTGGACCCATGGGTAGAAACTCCTGATCTTCTTCTCGCGGCCGGGCTTGAGCCGAACGGCGCCGTGGATCAAAGCGGGATCAGAGTGCGTGGAATTGGACAATGGGGACCTCGCGGATGCCGGTAACAAAGGGAGCCTTTCGGCCGAGGCCGGTCTTCGCCTGAGCATAATACCGCTCAATGGGCGAGCGCGAGGCGGTTGCGGGAAGGGTCTCGGTGGTGGTGCCGGTCTACAACCGGCTGAACCTTCTGGGCCAGACCCTTGAGTCGGTGCAGCGGCAGAGCTGCGACGACCTGGAGATCCTCGTCGTGGACGACTCTTCCCAAGAGGACGCCGAGGGCTATGTGCGGGGCTTCGCCGCTCAAGACAGGCGGGTGACCTATTTGCTCCATTCGCCGAACGGCGGCATCGCGGCGGCGAAGCGGTACGGGGCGAGCCATGCCACCGGGGAGTTCCTGCAGTTCCTGGATTCGGACGACCTGATGCATCGTGACAAGGTCGCCGTACAGGTTGCCGCGCTTCGGGCCGACCCGACTCTGGACATCACGGTGTGTCAGACCTCCATCTTTACGTTGAAGCCCGGAGACGGCCCCAAGCTCTGGAACACTTTCACAGGTGAGTCTCCGATTGACAAGATGTGCCAGGGTGAGATTCCGTGGCAAGACGGCGCCCCGGTCTATCGCGCGGCATCCTACTGGCGCTTTGGCGGGCATCAGGCGCACCTGAGACGTGCCGAGGACCGGGAGCTGGCGATGCGGTTGCTCACTTTGGGTTGCCGGTACAGGCTGATGCCTCACCTGCTGCTCTTCTACAGGCTCTCGGGCATCAACCAGGAGAGCGCCGCGCGGTGGGGCGACCCCGTGGTTTCGATGGCCGATTTGTACCTGATGGGGCTCGAGAACCTGGAGCGGAACGGCGAATTGACCGACTCGAGGCGTGCCGCGATTGCTGCTTGCCTCTTTCGCCTGGCTTCAAGGCTATGGAAAGCGGGAAAGACGGAGGATGCGGCCAAGGTGCTGGAAGAGGTCGGCCGATGCGGCATTCCTAGCCAGGACTCAGCGGGCTGCCTCGATCTTGCGGCGGCTTTGCGTTCCGGTGGGCAGGTGGGGGAGGCCTCTTTCGAGATGCTGAAGGCGCGAGGCTACGATGCTTCTGGCCGGCGGGCATGGTGGAACGCACACCGCGTGTTTGAAGAACCCCTGGAACCGCCACCCAAGCAACGACGGTATGGGTCCGCTCCCCCAGCCTCGCCGGGAGCAGGACAAGGC
This genomic stretch from Armatimonadota bacterium harbors:
- a CDS encoding class I SAM-dependent rRNA methyltransferase, translated to MIHGAVRLKPGREKKIRSFYPWVQREEVSGVTGDPTSGALVKLESAAGELLGIATYDKSSRFTARLLSRDDVPIDGVFFERKLREALALRDPEGWRTNAFRALFAEADGVPGLIVDCYANHLAVQIRTLAMELLKPVWLPVLQEVLQAESIYERSEMAGRKEESLEPKTGPLWGETPDIVEIEEAGLRFLVPIKGGLKTGFYIDQRDNRRKLGERVRPNQKVLDLFCYTGAFSAVASRAGAQVLGVDILPETADLARRNLKLNGLEGTIETANAFEYLESAEPGAWDWILLDPPAIAKARDKRDSLKWAVWKLVFNALPALKPGGRLLVCSCSYQMGLTELGETARLAANDRGCKLIVEDVSVQPPDHPYLLQFPESLYLKCLWLRKCG
- a CDS encoding aminotransferase class V-fold PLP-dependent enzyme, with translation MAPVTASLVAEQDRLRTRFPSLSGDQIFLENAGGSQVPKSVPDRMHQFMLEAYVQTGAGYPASALATETFSKAHAFANTLMNGDGIGSTVIQPSCSQAVKHLAESWSYLLNKGNEIVVAQNGHEANIGAWLKLDRFGVKTVWWEVDRDFGDLTLDGLSKVLTDRTRLVVFPHTSNLLGYAIDVAEATRIAHDAGAKVVVDGVAFAPHHAPDVKAWGCDWYVFSWYKVFGPHVAAMFGRHEAWEGLTGPNHVFIPKVAMPYKQTLGCPSYEAMAGLLGTQEYLRFAAGAPKTEGPMSRTEAESASGLFQACERAPLARLLDFLNSKSTVRIVGQPAISAHRVGIVSFVTSKSTPKLVAAVTDSAGIGIKTGHMYSFRLCEALGIDTEQGVIRVSLAHYNTVEEIERLIQILDPIV
- a CDS encoding glycosyltransferase family 2 protein, whose amino-acid sequence is MGEREAVAGRVSVVVPVYNRLNLLGQTLESVQRQSCDDLEILVVDDSSQEDAEGYVRGFAAQDRRVTYLLHSPNGGIAAAKRYGASHATGEFLQFLDSDDLMHRDKVAVQVAALRADPTLDITVCQTSIFTLKPGDGPKLWNTFTGESPIDKMCQGEIPWQDGAPVYRAASYWRFGGHQAHLRRAEDRELAMRLLTLGCRYRLMPHLLLFYRLSGINQESAARWGDPVVSMADLYLMGLENLERNGELTDSRRAAIAACLFRLASRLWKAGKTEDAAKVLEEVGRCGIPSQDSAGCLDLAAALRSGGQVGEASFEMLKARGYDASGRRAWWNAHRVFEEPLEPPPKQRRYGSAPPASPGAGQGGLQ